A portion of the Paenibacillus hamazuiensis genome contains these proteins:
- the gyrA gene encoding DNA gyrase subunit A, with amino-acid sequence MSILEEFLPAYLEEIVGDRFGRYSKYIIQDRAIPDVRDGLKPVQRRILYAMYDAGNTPDKPYRKSAKTVGDVMGNYHPHGDASIYEGMVRMAQPWKMGHVLIDGHGNWGSIDDDPAAAMRYTEARLSEIAMELLRDIEKRTVQFKDNFDNTAKEPVVLPSRYPNLLVNGVSGISSGFATEIPPHNLREVIDACIAVMDKPDITLEELMTIVRGPDFPTGGIIMGEEGIREAYRTGKGRIYVRSKTAIEDLRGGKQQIVITEIPYQVVKSRLVTAMENIRLEKKIEGIAEVRDESGRNGLRIVVELKKDADAQGVLAYLLKKTDLQVTYNFNMVAIVNKTPKQLGLKEMVEAYIEHQKEVVTFRSQYELEKAEDRAHVLEGLVKALNILDEVIATIKASKNRQDAQNNLVEKFGFSERQADAILVLQLYRLTNLEITSLEKELKDVQKTIAYLQSILSSTKKLLGVIKDEIGGIRSKYGVDRRSEIQGEVEELKVNLEVMVTAEDVFVTLSNDGYIKRTSKLSFTRSGGEIESTGVKEGDYVRYMLDVNTLENLMIFTQKGQYYLLPVHQVPEYKWKENGTAIVNIIPIPKDDKIVSVIPVKDFEDPAKSLVFVTKKGQVKRTELKEYMTNRTTGIVACKLGDGDEVIDVRLSLNNMEILLVTKLGMSIRFREDEVNPMGRAAAGVRGIQLKEDDEVIASEWVEGEEGEVLVVSDLGYAKRSLLMDYSVQGRGGKGIFTFEFKEGKRVKPNGTMLVGAFAVKEAFDLVAVLKSGERRTFSTESAPIEERKSTGKQVIALDKTDFVLDVIRLA; translated from the coding sequence GTGAGCATTCTCGAAGAGTTTCTACCCGCATATTTGGAAGAAATCGTAGGCGACCGCTTCGGACGCTATTCGAAATATATTATCCAGGACCGGGCCATACCCGACGTGCGCGACGGACTCAAGCCGGTGCAGCGGCGCATTTTGTATGCGATGTATGATGCCGGCAACACCCCGGACAAGCCGTACCGCAAATCGGCCAAAACGGTCGGGGACGTAATGGGCAACTACCATCCGCACGGCGACGCGTCGATATACGAGGGTATGGTCCGGATGGCGCAGCCTTGGAAAATGGGCCACGTGCTGATCGACGGGCACGGCAACTGGGGCTCCATTGACGATGATCCGGCGGCGGCGATGCGCTACACGGAAGCTCGCTTGTCGGAGATTGCGATGGAGCTGCTCCGCGATATTGAGAAGCGCACCGTGCAGTTCAAGGATAATTTCGACAATACGGCGAAGGAGCCTGTCGTGCTGCCTTCACGTTATCCGAACCTGCTCGTCAACGGCGTCAGCGGCATCTCCTCCGGCTTTGCGACGGAAATACCGCCGCACAACCTGCGCGAGGTGATCGACGCCTGCATCGCGGTGATGGATAAACCTGACATCACGCTCGAAGAGCTGATGACGATCGTGAGAGGTCCGGACTTCCCGACCGGCGGTATCATCATGGGCGAGGAAGGCATTCGCGAGGCATACCGTACCGGCAAAGGCCGCATCTACGTGCGCTCGAAGACGGCCATCGAGGATCTTCGCGGCGGCAAGCAGCAGATCGTCATCACGGAAATTCCGTATCAAGTCGTCAAATCCCGTCTCGTCACCGCGATGGAGAACATCCGTTTGGAGAAGAAAATCGAAGGCATCGCCGAAGTGCGGGACGAAAGCGGACGAAACGGGCTGCGCATCGTCGTCGAGCTGAAGAAGGATGCGGACGCACAGGGCGTTCTCGCGTACCTGCTGAAGAAGACGGACCTGCAGGTGACGTACAATTTCAATATGGTGGCGATCGTCAACAAAACGCCGAAGCAGCTTGGCTTGAAAGAGATGGTGGAGGCGTACATCGAGCACCAGAAGGAAGTCGTCACGTTCCGCTCGCAATATGAACTGGAAAAAGCCGAGGACCGCGCCCACGTGCTGGAAGGGCTCGTTAAAGCGCTAAATATTTTGGACGAAGTGATTGCCACGATCAAGGCGTCGAAAAATCGCCAGGACGCGCAAAACAACCTCGTGGAGAAATTCGGTTTTTCCGAGCGGCAGGCGGATGCGATCCTGGTGCTTCAGCTGTACAGGCTGACCAACCTGGAGATTACGTCGCTGGAAAAAGAGCTGAAGGACGTGCAGAAAACGATCGCTTATCTGCAATCGATCCTGTCCAGCACAAAAAAGCTGCTTGGCGTCATCAAGGATGAAATCGGCGGCATTCGCAGCAAATACGGCGTTGACCGCCGTTCCGAGATTCAGGGCGAAGTCGAGGAGCTCAAGGTAAACCTGGAAGTGATGGTCACTGCGGAGGATGTGTTCGTGACGCTGTCAAACGACGGATACATCAAGCGGACAAGCAAGCTGTCGTTTACCCGCTCCGGAGGCGAAATCGAAAGCACCGGCGTGAAGGAAGGCGATTACGTCCGCTATATGCTCGACGTGAACACGCTGGAAAACCTGATGATTTTCACGCAAAAAGGGCAATATTATTTGCTTCCGGTCCACCAGGTGCCGGAGTACAAGTGGAAGGAAAACGGAACGGCCATCGTCAACATAATCCCGATTCCGAAAGACGACAAGATCGTGAGTGTCATTCCGGTCAAAGATTTCGAAGATCCGGCCAAGTCGCTCGTGTTCGTAACCAAAAAAGGCCAAGTCAAGCGGACTGAGCTGAAAGAGTACATGACGAACCGGACGACCGGAATCGTCGCCTGCAAGCTCGGAGATGGCGACGAAGTGATCGATGTGCGTCTCAGCCTGAACAATATGGAAATTTTACTCGTCACCAAACTCGGCATGAGCATTCGTTTCCGCGAGGATGAGGTGAACCCGATGGGCCGTGCGGCGGCCGGGGTGAGAGGTATCCAGCTGAAAGAAGACGATGAGGTGATCGCTTCCGAATGGGTGGAAGGGGAAGAAGGCGAGGTTCTCGTCGTATCCGATCTTGGGTATGCCAAACGTTCGCTGCTCATGGACTATTCCGTCCAAGGCCGGGGCGGCAAAGGCATATTCACCTTCGAGTTCAAGGAAGGCAAACGTGTGAAGCCGAACGGGACGATGCTGGTCGGCGCTTTCGCGGTCAAGGAAGCGTTTGACCTCGTCGCTGTGCTGAAGAGCGGAGAGCGCCGCACGTTCTCGACCGAAAGCGCTCCGATCGAGGAGCGCAAGTCGACCGGCAAGCAGGTCATCGCTTTGGACAAAACGGATTTCGTCCTTGATGTCATTCGTTTAGCCTGA
- the parE gene encoding DNA topoisomerase IV subunit B, with translation MPEQIDLFANIENKPSDYGADDIQVLEGLVAVRKRPGMYIGSTGPSGLHHLVWEIVDNAVDEHLAKFCSKIDVTIHKDNSVTVLDNGRGIPTGMHKIGIPTPQVVFTILHAGGKFGGGGYKKSGGLHGVGASVTNALSEWLEVTIYLGGKTHRMRFEYWVDPDGKEHVGEPVTGLEVIGNTNKTGTKVTFKPDKRVFQGGIALNYDTLAERLQEIAFLNSGLQVTLKDERADKEETFKYDGGASQFVQFLNEEKTVLHDVIHFADEKDDIEVEVALQYNDGYTETIVSFVNSIPTRGGGTHETGFKTAYTRVMNDYARKNGFLKEKDKNLDGQDLREGMMAVINVKMGEVEFVGQTKDQLGSASARGAVDSVVADHMAVFLEENPQTAQLIMKKAIQSAKAREAARKAREEVRSGKKGKSESSNLGGKLTPAQSKDFTRTELFIVEGDSAGGSAKQGRDSRYQAILPLKGKPMNPEKAKLVDIMKNDEYKAIIAAIGAGVGPEFDQSESNYSKIIIMTDADTDGAHIQVLLLTFFYRYMKPLIDNGKVYIAQPPLFKVTKKSGKNTVVKYAWTDEQLQALTKELGKGLELQRYKGLGEMNPEQLWETTMDPETRTLLQVQIEDAAKAERRVSTLMGDKVDPRKRWIIENVDFTEYEE, from the coding sequence ATGCCCGAACAGATCGACCTGTTTGCCAATATAGAAAATAAGCCGTCCGACTACGGCGCCGACGATATTCAAGTGCTCGAAGGGCTTGTCGCGGTCCGCAAAAGACCCGGCATGTATATCGGCAGCACCGGCCCGTCCGGCCTGCATCACCTCGTCTGGGAAATCGTCGACAACGCCGTGGACGAGCATTTGGCGAAGTTTTGTTCGAAAATCGACGTGACGATACATAAGGACAACTCGGTCACGGTGCTCGACAACGGCCGCGGCATCCCGACGGGCATGCATAAGATCGGCATCCCGACACCGCAGGTCGTATTTACGATTTTGCACGCGGGAGGAAAATTCGGCGGCGGCGGCTACAAAAAGTCCGGGGGCCTGCACGGCGTAGGCGCTTCCGTAACAAACGCCTTGTCCGAGTGGCTCGAGGTGACGATTTACCTCGGAGGAAAAACGCACCGGATGCGCTTCGAATATTGGGTTGACCCGGACGGCAAGGAGCATGTCGGCGAACCGGTAACCGGTCTGGAAGTGATCGGAAATACGAACAAGACCGGAACGAAAGTTACGTTTAAGCCGGACAAACGCGTATTCCAGGGCGGCATCGCGCTTAACTACGATACGCTGGCCGAACGCCTGCAGGAAATCGCTTTTCTGAATTCGGGGCTGCAGGTAACCCTGAAGGACGAGCGCGCCGACAAGGAAGAGACGTTCAAATACGACGGCGGCGCCAGTCAGTTCGTGCAATTTTTGAACGAAGAGAAGACGGTGCTGCACGATGTGATCCATTTTGCCGACGAGAAAGATGATATCGAAGTCGAGGTGGCGCTGCAGTACAACGACGGCTACACCGAAACGATCGTGTCGTTCGTCAACTCGATCCCGACCCGCGGCGGCGGAACGCACGAGACCGGCTTCAAGACGGCGTACACGCGTGTGATGAACGATTATGCGCGGAAGAACGGCTTTTTGAAGGAAAAGGATAAAAATCTCGACGGCCAAGACCTGCGCGAAGGCATGATGGCCGTCATCAACGTGAAAATGGGCGAGGTCGAATTCGTCGGACAGACGAAGGACCAGCTCGGCAGCGCTTCGGCGCGCGGCGCGGTCGATTCGGTCGTGGCCGATCATATGGCCGTTTTCCTTGAGGAGAACCCGCAAACCGCCCAATTGATCATGAAAAAGGCGATCCAGTCGGCGAAAGCCCGCGAAGCGGCGCGTAAGGCGCGCGAGGAAGTGCGCAGCGGCAAGAAGGGCAAAAGCGAAAGCTCGAACCTCGGGGGCAAGCTGACGCCGGCGCAGTCGAAAGATTTTACGCGCACCGAGCTGTTCATCGTCGAGGGCGATTCGGCGGGCGGTTCGGCGAAGCAGGGCCGGGATTCGCGGTACCAGGCGATTTTGCCGCTGAAGGGCAAGCCGATGAATCCGGAGAAAGCGAAGCTCGTCGATATTATGAAAAACGACGAATACAAGGCGATCATCGCTGCCATCGGAGCGGGCGTCGGGCCGGAGTTCGACCAGTCGGAGAGCAATTACAGCAAGATCATCATCATGACCGACGCCGACACGGACGGTGCGCATATACAGGTGCTGCTGCTGACTTTCTTTTACCGGTACATGAAGCCGCTGATCGATAACGGCAAGGTGTATATCGCCCAGCCTCCGCTGTTCAAGGTGACGAAGAAATCGGGCAAAAACACCGTCGTCAAATACGCCTGGACCGACGAGCAGCTGCAGGCGCTGACCAAGGAGCTCGGCAAAGGTCTCGAGCTTCAGCGCTACAAAGGTCTCGGCGAGATGAACCCGGAGCAGCTGTGGGAGACGACGATGGACCCGGAAACGCGGACGCTGCTGCAGGTGCAGATTGAAGACGCCGCCAAAGCGGAGCGCCGCGTATCGACGCTGATGGGCGACAAGGTCGACCCGCGCAAACGCTGGATCATCGAGAACGTCGATTTTACCGAATACGAAGAATAA